One Spiroplasma endosymbiont of Cantharis nigra DNA segment encodes these proteins:
- a CDS encoding PTS transporter subunit EIIC has translation MSKNIFYDNAVLMVDLLGGKENIKEIQHCATRLRFVLKNDDKFDLEKVKKHPLFKGYKKQENQHQIIIGTGVVDKLYKQIEIVIDTKNTDGDLKIENKQPLWRKDVSVKSNLFMISKNGMNSFASIFVPLVPVFIAGGMSLALKSLIGSFAPSSGFTKLLDVIGGAILGSIPAFVGYTAAKKWGGNPYLGMAMGLVLISPGLLNSYSTSTPVLLGFDLNTSASAIENARQLAFSEYLLNNNLPIIGPEDQGYLEALNKTVGVYYYIFGGGAGGFFKIKLIGYQAQIVPVLLVLALSVNLERLLKKITPNVIAILIIPLGTVLISSWLAFWVIGPLGQIIGKGISIGLAGIFKYTNWSFIGFGGMIFAFFYPFLVITGLHQGFLPIETQLLVDSQLKYGHSFSFITPVACVSNIAQGTAALMLIFFVKKDKEQITKASSSAIGGYTGITEPAMFGINLQIKPLFIAAAIGSGIAGWWLGMTHTVANSLGSASWIGLVQFDWTTSHTINYFNQEGINSVLQSVPMGAHISIAMLISGLSTAGISTGLLKTKWGKKSLENYLK, from the coding sequence ATGTCTAAAAATATATTTTATGACAATGCAGTTTTAATGGTGGATTTACTTGGTGGTAAAGAAAATATTAAAGAAATCCAGCATTGCGCAACAAGATTAAGATTTGTATTAAAAAATGATGATAAATTTGACTTAGAAAAAGTTAAAAAACATCCTTTATTTAAAGGTTATAAAAAACAAGAAAATCAACATCAAATTATTATTGGTACAGGGGTTGTTGATAAACTTTATAAACAAATAGAAATTGTAATTGACACTAAAAATACTGATGGAGATTTAAAAATTGAAAATAAACAGCCATTATGAAGAAAAGATGTTTCTGTAAAATCTAACTTGTTTATGATTTCAAAAAATGGAATGAATTCATTTGCATCAATTTTTGTACCATTAGTTCCTGTTTTTATTGCTGGGGGAATGTCTTTAGCACTTAAATCCTTAATTGGTTCATTTGCTCCATCTTCAGGTTTTACAAAATTACTTGATGTAATTGGAGGAGCAATTTTAGGATCAATTCCCGCATTTGTTGGTTATACTGCTGCAAAAAAATGAGGAGGTAATCCTTATTTAGGAATGGCTATGGGGCTTGTATTGATATCTCCAGGTTTATTAAATAGTTATTCAACAAGTACTCCAGTTTTATTAGGATTTGATTTAAACACTTCTGCAAGTGCAATTGAAAATGCTAGACAGCTTGCTTTTAGTGAATATTTATTGAATAATAATTTACCTATTATTGGTCCAGAAGATCAGGGTTATTTAGAAGCACTAAATAAAACAGTAGGTGTTTATTACTATATTTTTGGTGGTGGTGCAGGTGGATTTTTCAAAATTAAATTAATAGGTTATCAAGCTCAAATAGTGCCTGTTTTATTAGTTTTAGCTCTTTCTGTAAATTTAGAACGACTTTTAAAAAAAATTACTCCTAATGTAATTGCTATATTAATAATTCCATTAGGAACAGTATTAATTTCATCATGATTAGCTTTTTGAGTAATCGGACCATTAGGACAAATTATTGGAAAAGGGATATCAATTGGTTTAGCAGGAATTTTTAAATATACAAATTGAAGTTTTATTGGATTTGGGGGAATGATATTTGCTTTCTTTTATCCTTTCCTTGTTATCACAGGTTTACATCAAGGTTTTTTACCAATTGAAACTCAACTATTAGTTGATAGTCAATTAAAGTATGGTCACTCATTTTCATTTATAACTCCAGTTGCTTGTGTATCAAATATTGCACAAGGAACTGCAGCATTAATGTTAATTTTCTTTGTAAAAAAAGATAAGGAACAGATTACAAAAGCAAGTTCAAGTGCAATTGGTGGTTATACAGGTATAACTGAACCAGCTATGTTTGGAATTAATTTACAAATAAAACCTTTATTTATTGCAGCTGCAATTGGAAGTGGTATTGCTGGTTGATGATTAGGAATGACACATACAGTTGCAAATTCCTTGGGAAGTGCAAGTTGAATTGGTCTTGTTCAATTTGATTGAACAACAAGTCATACAATTAATTACTTTAATCAGGAAGGAATTAATTCGGTATTACAATCAGTTCCTATGGGTGCACATATTTCTATTGCTATGTTAATTTCGGGTTTATCAACGGCTGGAATTAGTACTGGTCTATTGAAAACCAAATGGGGGAAAAAGTCTCTTGAAAACTACTTAAAGTAG
- a CDS encoding GntR family transcriptional regulator, whose protein sequence is MDKKWEVIFDYLMYLIRENKVVRGEVLPSQNMLKTKFGYSEQPIRIAFNKLIELKIVKSINGKGFVVQDKISNNLLFSFRELFPGSNNKYYDLVEIVCSKELAKVSGFQENRKLWHFKCLRKTNTNEVILYQESYILKDKFRNVTIEKLNESGLMFLIEKHSNSIISHSSKSISFVKESENEELLKNFKDRDSFNFILDLGKVYDIFGEILEFRKSWYDPKHFKWNFIEWRK, encoded by the coding sequence ATGGATAAAAAATGAGAAGTTATCTTTGACTACTTAATGTATTTAATTAGAGAAAATAAGGTTGTTAGAGGTGAAGTTTTACCTAGTCAAAATATGTTGAAAACCAAATTTGGCTATTCAGAACAACCAATAAGAATAGCTTTTAATAAATTAATAGAATTAAAAATTGTTAAATCAATTAATGGAAAAGGTTTTGTTGTTCAAGATAAAATTTCTAATAATTTATTATTTAGTTTTAGGGAATTATTTCCGGGTTCAAACAACAAATATTATGATTTAGTTGAAATTGTTTGTAGTAAAGAATTAGCCAAAGTTAGTGGATTTCAAGAAAATAGAAAATTATGACACTTTAAATGCTTAAGAAAAACAAATACAAATGAAGTAATTTTGTACCAAGAAAGTTATATTTTAAAAGATAAATTTAGAAATGTAACAATTGAAAAATTAAATGAAAGTGGATTAATGTTTTTAATTGAAAAACACTCAAATTCAATTATAAGTCATTCTTCAAAGTCAATTTCCTTTGTTAAAGAAAGTGAAAATGAAGAATTATTAAAAAATTTTAAAGATAGAGACTCATTTAACTTTATTCTTGATTTAGGTAAAGTTTATGATATTTTTGGTGAGATATTGGAATTTAGAAAAAGCTGATATGATCCAAAACATTTTAAATGAAACTTTATTGAGTGAAGAAAATAA
- a CDS encoding SDR family oxidoreductase yields MKNKVWFITGASQGFGLIFVKKLLEKGHCVLATSRSPEKIVKEIGKNDNLLAVKVDLSKQKELDKAMKQCFDKFGSIDILLNNAGYGQLWTFEETTDEEIRKCFEINFFGTLNATRAALPYMRKQKSGHIFTTSSVWGYVGDPYISTYAAVKFATDGWTEALSHELENLNISVSCIKPGGFRTNFLEATSMVTGESKIEDYKIARDAYFDGIAKFNKQQDGDPEKYCEFIINLTNKDSKPPLHIFTGRDAYKKAEDKISNLKKDMKKLKKEATNLHVK; encoded by the coding sequence ATGAAAAACAAAGTGTGATTTATAACAGGTGCAAGTCAAGGATTTGGCCTAATATTTGTTAAGAAATTGTTAGAAAAAGGACATTGTGTTTTAGCAACAAGTAGAAGTCCAGAAAAAATAGTTAAAGAAATTGGTAAAAATGATAATTTATTAGCTGTAAAAGTTGATTTATCAAAACAAAAGGAACTAGATAAAGCAATGAAACAATGTTTTGATAAGTTTGGTTCAATTGATATTTTACTAAATAACGCGGGATATGGTCAACTATGGACTTTTGAAGAAACAACTGATGAAGAAATTAGAAAGTGTTTTGAAATTAATTTTTTTGGAACTTTGAATGCAACTAGAGCAGCATTACCATATATGAGAAAACAAAAATCTGGGCATATCTTTACAACATCTTCAGTTTGAGGTTATGTAGGAGATCCATATATTTCTACATATGCAGCTGTTAAATTTGCAACTGATGGTTGAACAGAAGCTTTAAGTCATGAACTTGAAAATTTAAATATCAGTGTAAGTTGTATAAAACCTGGAGGTTTTAGAACAAACTTTTTAGAAGCAACTTCAATGGTAACTGGAGAAAGTAAAATTGAAGACTATAAAATAGCAAGAGATGCTTATTTTGATGGAATTGCCAAATTTAATAAACAACAAGATGGTGATCCAGAAAAATATTGTGAATTTATTATTAATTTAACTAATAAAGATTCAAAACCACCTCTTCATATTTTTACAGGTCGAGATGCTTATAAAAAAGCAGAAGAT
- a CDS encoding PTS transporter subunit EIIC: MKKVNYSLEAQNFINAVGGKTNIESYLHCVTRLRFNVIDKEKVDVEQIKSSPIAKGINWTQNQLQIILGTGVVEATYSEVQKILETNISQAGDEGSSSDISYEEFKIKVKANKEALRNSGGKFAWLQMSMKTLGDIFLPIIPAIVAAGLAMGFAALIKNLIPYNSSSDSLLWIIVDIVTKTAFSSLAVLVCWSTVKRFGGNPVLGIIIGLMLISPLLPDKGLIAAYNAQSNFLDGGGTEQEWINAGLKWLDEPVLPIMVWIIPITGYQGSVLPALVVGIGVAYLEKFIKTWMPKSVNIIFTPFLTILIALLAALFILGPILLLVENGVLIGTKAILGVPFGFGTAIVAGLLQVIVITGCHQVLQGLEMQLVIDGSIPQGANAEIMGSIFNAIWTASIISQGGAAMAVALKTKSKQEKNLGMSSAVSTMFGITEPAIFGVNLPKIKPFIYASIGGFVGGFFAGLLNVTCPGMGVTVIPGLLLYSGDWVKLILIILVNIISFGSAFLLTIFFYWESGRKISEKQISKQAEKIVSAQIDIKNIQKNKEVENYNNLFTNAEKKLIKLQNKEKKLIEDKLKYEKYVEEVKVIKEKEKEENEKNKSDKIKLKEEKKKLKNKNGD, encoded by the coding sequence ATGAAAAAAGTTAATTATTCACTAGAAGCACAAAATTTTATAAATGCTGTAGGTGGTAAAACAAATATTGAATCTTATTTACATTGTGTAACAAGATTACGTTTTAATGTAATTGATAAAGAAAAGGTGGATGTTGAACAAATTAAATCATCACCAATTGCAAAAGGAATAAATTGAACACAAAATCAATTACAAATTATTTTAGGAACAGGAGTTGTGGAAGCAACTTATAGTGAAGTTCAAAAAATATTGGAAACTAATATTTCTCAAGCAGGTGATGAAGGTTCTTCATCAGATATTTCATATGAAGAATTTAAAATTAAAGTAAAAGCAAATAAGGAAGCATTAAGAAATAGTGGGGGAAAATTTGCATGATTGCAAATGAGCATGAAAACATTGGGAGATATATTCTTGCCAATTATTCCAGCTATTGTAGCTGCTGGTTTAGCAATGGGTTTTGCTGCTTTAATAAAAAATTTAATTCCATATAATTCATCATCAGATTCATTGCTTTGAATAATTGTTGATATTGTAACTAAAACTGCTTTTAGTTCATTAGCAGTATTAGTTTGTTGATCAACTGTTAAAAGATTTGGTGGAAATCCTGTATTAGGTATTATTATTGGCTTAATGTTAATTAGTCCATTATTACCTGATAAGGGATTAATTGCAGCTTATAATGCTCAAAGTAATTTCTTAGATGGTGGAGGAACAGAACAAGAATGAATTAATGCAGGTTTAAAATGATTAGATGAACCAGTTCTTCCAATAATGGTTTGAATAATTCCAATTACAGGATATCAAGGATCAGTTTTACCTGCTTTAGTAGTAGGTATTGGTGTTGCTTATCTAGAAAAGTTTATTAAAACTTGAATGCCTAAGTCTGTCAATATTATTTTTACACCATTCTTAACAATTTTAATTGCATTATTAGCAGCATTATTTATATTAGGACCAATTTTATTATTAGTAGAAAATGGGGTATTAATTGGAACAAAAGCAATTTTGGGAGTACCATTTGGTTTTGGTACAGCAATAGTTGCAGGGTTATTACAAGTAATTGTTATAACAGGATGTCATCAAGTTTTACAAGGATTAGAAATGCAATTAGTAATTGATGGAAGTATTCCACAGGGGGCTAATGCTGAAATAATGGGTTCAATCTTCAACGCTATTTGAACTGCTTCAATTATTTCACAAGGTGGAGCTGCAATGGCAGTTGCTCTTAAAACTAAATCTAAACAAGAAAAAAACTTAGGAATGTCTTCAGCAGTTTCAACAATGTTTGGAATAACAGAACCTGCTATATTTGGAGTTAATTTACCGAAAATAAAACCATTTATTTATGCATCAATAGGTGGTTTTGTTGGAGGATTCTTTGCAGGGTTATTAAATGTAACGTGTCCTGGAATGGGTGTTACTGTAATTCCAGGTCTATTATTATACTCAGGAGATTGAGTAAAATTAATTTTAATAATTTTAGTAAATATTATTTCATTTGGTTCTGCATTTCTTCTAACAATATTCTTTTATTGAGAATCAGGAAGAAAAATTTCTGAAAAACAAATTAGTAAGCAAGCTGAAAAAATAGTAAGTGCACAAATAGATATTAAAAATATTCAAAAAAATAAAGAAGTAGAAAACTATAATAATTTATTTACTAATGCAGAAAAAAAATTAATTAAATTACAAAATAAAGAAAAAAAATTAATAGAAGATAAATTAAAATATGAAAAATATGTTGAGGAAGTAAAAGTAATAAAAGAAAAAGAAAAAGAAGAAAATGAAAAAAATAAAAGTGATAAAATTAAACTTAAAGAAGAAAAAAAGAAATTAAAAAATAAAAATGGGGATTAA
- a CDS encoding glycoside hydrolase family 32 protein has product MKWEKYSLINESHLNLFKKYHNKKQKNWYNNQFHLAGYCGSTNDPNGLVYYKGQYFIFMQNCPFSIQHYNKSWALYTTKDFINYVYEGLTLIPSTDYDKNGVFSGSARVNKNGEIEIYYTGNVKFNDLERTSYTLKALIDLKEKIITKELLFECDLKKYTGHFRDPVVFENNNKLFMLNGAQTLDKKGVLNVYEFINESWQWTKDIIVDEKDEQNSYMVECPNFFKIENKEYIMACLEQDASLKDGSHFVKYREVKFDSKANFKFKSSFNKIDLGFDFYAPQIFSNTDDRIIMLGWLGNSKSNPFPKELKTWSNHLTIPRQLTLKNNIITQLPIKELEKLRLNKISLKNNSFYYENGLVELKANKILNNDFEILIKNKNKNVVLKNKNNIFSIDRSLMDYNDELNLPSKLNFDNLKINTLRILIDRSCLEIFINEGEQVISLRFFIKNHNQIVTNLKEVDVIQLDSNKYIWNNIIFKNELKEK; this is encoded by the coding sequence ATGAAATGAGAAAAATATAGTTTAATTAATGAAAGTCATTTAAATTTATTTAAAAAATATCATAATAAAAAACAAAAAAATTGATACAACAATCAATTTCATTTAGCAGGTTATTGTGGATCAACAAATGATCCAAATGGATTAGTATATTATAAGGGACAATATTTTATTTTTATGCAAAATTGTCCTTTTAGTATTCAACATTATAATAAGTCATGAGCATTATATACAACAAAAGATTTTATTAATTATGTTTATGAGGGTTTAACTTTAATTCCTTCAACTGATTATGATAAAAATGGAGTTTTTTCAGGTAGTGCAAGAGTCAATAAAAATGGAGAAATAGAAATCTATTACACAGGTAATGTTAAGTTTAATGATTTAGAAAGAACAAGTTATACTTTAAAAGCTTTAATTGATTTAAAAGAAAAAATTATAACTAAGGAATTACTATTTGAATGTGACTTAAAAAAATACACTGGTCATTTTAGAGACCCAGTTGTTTTTGAAAACAATAACAAATTATTTATGTTGAATGGTGCTCAAACTTTAGATAAAAAGGGAGTACTAAATGTATATGAATTTATTAATGAATCTTGACAATGAACTAAGGACATAATAGTTGATGAAAAGGATGAACAAAATTCTTATATGGTTGAATGTCCAAATTTTTTTAAAATAGAAAATAAAGAGTATATTATGGCTTGTTTAGAGCAAGATGCCTCTTTAAAAGATGGAAGTCACTTTGTTAAATATAGAGAAGTTAAATTTGATAGCAAAGCAAATTTTAAATTTAAATCAAGTTTTAATAAAATAGATTTAGGTTTTGATTTTTATGCTCCTCAAATATTTTCAAATACTGATGATAGAATTATTATGTTGGGTTGACTAGGAAATTCAAAATCTAATCCATTTCCAAAAGAACTAAAAACTTGAAGTAATCATTTAACTATACCAAGACAGTTAACTTTAAAAAATAATATAATTACTCAATTACCAATTAAAGAATTAGAAAAATTAAGATTAAATAAAATTTCTTTAAAAAATAATAGTTTTTATTATGAAAATGGTTTAGTAGAACTTAAGGCCAATAAAATTTTAAATAATGATTTTGAAATTTTAATTAAAAATAAAAATAAAAATGTAGTTCTTAAAAATAAAAATAATATTTTTTCAATAGATAGAAGTCTAATGGATTATAATGATGAATTAAATTTACCTTCAAAATTAAATTTTGATAACTTAAAAATTAATACTCTGAGAATTTTAATTGATAGAAGCTGTTTAGAAATATTTATTAATGAAGGGGAACAAGTTATCTCTTTAAGATTTTTTATTAAAAACCATAATCAAATAGTAACAAACTTAAAAGAAGTAGATGTAATACAACTTGATTCAAATAAATATATTTGAAATAATATAATTTTTAAAAATGAATTAAAGGAAAAATAA
- a CDS encoding formylglycine-generating enzyme family protein, with protein sequence MILIKSGKFLMGSESEDGFIYDKEGPPTLIEINGFYIDETSVTNEEFQKFINETNYITEAEKFGNSFVFAALLNKEERLKYQKADLMGIWFDVPGANWKHPQGPKSNIINKMNYPVVHVSLYDAIEYCKWSGKRLPTEAEWEYAARGGLIQNKFSWGNELKQNNKHNLNIWNGDFPFGNTLEDGFLDLAPAKSFEPNGYGVYQMLGNIWEWCINAKNVSLEYFQKKKTNEISNLEINENKDYAIRGGSYLCHDGFCKRYKVYSRNGTAPRSTAGNMGFRCVKDI encoded by the coding sequence ATGATTTTAATAAAAAGTGGTAAGTTTTTAATGGGAAGTGAATCTGAAGATGGTTTTATTTATGATAAAGAAGGCCCTCCTACTCTTATAGAGATTAATGGCTTTTATATCGATGAAACTTCTGTCACAAATGAAGAATTTCAAAAATTTATTAATGAAACTAACTATATAACTGAAGCAGAAAAATTTGGTAATTCATTTGTATTTGCAGCTTTGTTAAATAAAGAAGAAAGACTTAAATATCAAAAAGCAGATTTAATGGGTATTTGATTTGATGTTCCTGGTGCAAATTGAAAACACCCTCAAGGTCCTAAATCAAATATTATAAATAAAATGAACTACCCCGTTGTTCATGTTTCATTATATGACGCTATTGAATATTGCAAATGATCTGGAAAAAGATTGCCAACCGAAGCGGAATGAGAATATGCAGCTCGAGGTGGTTTAATACAAAATAAATTTAGTTGAGGAAATGAATTAAAACAAAATAATAAGCATAATTTAAATATTTGAAATGGAGACTTTCCGTTTGGGAATACATTAGAAGATGGTTTCTTAGATTTAGCTCCAGCAAAAAGTTTTGAACCAAATGGTTATGGAGTTTATCAAATGTTAGGAAATATTTGAGAATGATGTATAAATGCAAAAAATGTTTCCTTAGAATATTTTCAAAAAAAGAAAACTAATGAAATATCTAATTTAGAAATTAATGAAAATAAAGATTATGCCATAAGGGGTGGTTCATACTTATGTCATGATGGTTTTTGTAAAAGATATAAAGTATATTCTAGAAATGGAACTGCACCAAGATCAACTGCTGGTAATATGGGTTTTAGATGTGTAAAAGATATCTAA
- a CDS encoding carbohydrate kinase: protein MKKIISIGEVLMDVYSHGKNIQSEVGGASFNVACSIAALKNNESYFMGSLGNDEYKQEIELLIKKFDIKRDFIQNSKLPTTIAKVTLDENRERFFEFIRNSDADFSLSKFDEKKLMEIDFIHFGSATAFLSGNLNKSYWDLFKFANENKISFCFDPNFRDKLWTTKKEIATFKSLCSKFLEKANLIKLSDEELFLLTQINNETEALKNLMNNNPKSLICITRGSKDTMCGWKNEIIFVSTIKSDIVEDTTGAGDAFISFLINDYVTEKICSDSSKEKIIEIVSKANGFANKAVRYIGALAFLEKL from the coding sequence ATGAAAAAAATAATTTCAATAGGTGAAGTTTTAATGGATGTCTATTCTCATGGCAAAAATATTCAAAGTGAAGTAGGTGGAGCAAGTTTTAATGTTGCATGTTCAATTGCAGCTTTAAAAAATAACGAAAGTTACTTTATGGGAAGCTTAGGAAATGATGAGTATAAACAAGAAATAGAGCTGTTAATAAAAAAATTTGATATTAAAAGAGATTTTATTCAAAATTCAAAGCTGCCAACAACAATTGCAAAAGTTACACTAGATGAAAATAGAGAAAGGTTTTTTGAATTTATTAGAAATAGCGATGCTGATTTCTCACTATCTAAATTTGATGAAAAGAAATTAATGGAAATTGATTTTATTCATTTCGGTAGTGCTACTGCCTTTTTATCAGGAAATTTAAATAAATCTTATTGAGATTTATTTAAATTTGCCAATGAAAATAAAATCAGTTTTTGTTTTGATCCAAATTTTAGAGATAAACTTTGAACTACTAAAAAAGAAATTGCTACATTTAAAAGTTTGTGTAGTAAATTTTTGGAGAAAGCAAATTTAATTAAATTAAGTGATGAGGAATTATTTTTATTAACTCAAATTAATAATGAAACTGAAGCATTAAAAAATTTAATGAATAATAATCCCAAAAGTTTAATTTGTATAACAAGAGGTAGCAAAGATACAATGTGTGGTTGAAAAAATGAAATTATTTTTGTAAGTACTATAAAATCTGATATTGTAGAAGATACAACAGGAGCGGGTGATGCTTTTATATCTTTTTTAATAAATGATTACGTTACAGAAAAAATATGTAGTGATTCATCAAAAGAAAAAATTATTGAGATAGTTTCTAAAGCTAATGGTTTTGCAAATAAGGCAGTTAGATACATTGGAGCACTAGCATTTCTAGAAAAGCTATAA
- a CDS encoding sulfite exporter TauE/SafE family protein, translating into MGITLLWLSIIVLLISILGSISGVGGGVLYVPLFLVFLNDELNEIKYISTFLVFLGSFMNVAIEIVKKRLNYKILLVGVVFSTISILIGNVISKSINSDAVIKIIVAVTLIIVTFMLIYSEYFLKVKDNSQKQYKLNKNFYIINNEGDKINIILLSLISFIGGIITSLTGMGGGPIIMPLLIIIFSLKISSAAPISHSLIMVSSFISLILNPISMGYNPWVVKEIWVKNLVFAIPVILGFIAAIYLKKVIKKEIYIKWLLIIVIWISIIKIILDLI; encoded by the coding sequence ATGGGAATTACATTACTATGATTATCTATTATTGTTTTATTGATCTCAATATTGGGATCAATTTCAGGAGTTGGAGGAGGGGTACTTTATGTTCCCTTATTTCTAGTATTCTTAAATGATGAATTGAATGAGATAAAATATATATCTACATTTTTAGTATTTTTAGGTTCCTTTATGAACGTTGCAATTGAAATAGTAAAAAAAAGACTTAACTATAAAATTTTATTAGTAGGAGTCGTCTTTTCAACAATTTCTATTTTAATTGGAAATGTAATATCTAAAAGTATTAATTCAGATGCTGTAATTAAAATTATTGTAGCAGTAACATTAATTATTGTAACTTTTATGTTAATTTATTCAGAATATTTCTTAAAAGTAAAAGATAATAGTCAAAAGCAATATAAGCTTAATAAAAACTTTTACATAATAAATAATGAGGGTGATAAAATTAATATTATTTTATTATCTTTAATTTCATTTATTGGTGGAATTATAACATCTTTAACTGGAATGGGTGGTGGTCCTATAATAATGCCTCTACTTATAATTATTTTTTCTTTAAAAATTAGTTCTGCAGCACCAATTTCACATTCTTTAATCATGGTTTCATCATTTATCTCTTTAATCTTAAATCCAATATCTATGGGTTATAATCCATGAGTTGTTAAAGAGATTTGAGTCAAGAATTTAGTTTTTGCTATACCAGTTATACTTGGTTTTATTGCAGCTATATATTTAAAAAAAGTTATTAAAAAAGAAATTTATATTAAGTGACTATTAATAATTGTCATTTGAATTTCTATCATAAAAATAATTTTAGATTTAATTTAA
- a CDS encoding GNAT family N-acetyltransferase, with amino-acid sequence MINIIFSSRLILRKVNLEDASDMFEYASNSENIKYVEFEKHKSVEDTKLNIKNYFLRNSENKFAIVLKENNKMIGTIEFRINGNEANFGWIINKDYWSNGFCTEAAKELIKIYNEKYNISLFSTLVMPENLASKRVLDKLGFKYEKNLIKKFTYEKYILKF; translated from the coding sequence ATGATAAATATAATTTTTAGTTCAAGATTAATTTTAAGAAAAGTTAATTTAGAAGATGCTTCTGATATGTTTGAATATGCTTCAAATTCAGAAAATATAAAATATGTAGAGTTTGAAAAACATAAGTCAGTTGAAGATACAAAGCTGAATATAAAAAATTATTTTCTAAGAAACTCTGAAAATAAATTTGCAATAGTTTTGAAAGAAAATAATAAAATGATTGGCACAATAGAGTTCAGAATTAATGGTAATGAAGCAAATTTTGGATGAATTATTAATAAAGATTATTGATCAAATGGTTTTTGTACTGAAGCTGCTAAAGAGTTAATAAAAATTTATAATGAAAAATATAACATTAGTTTATTTTCAACTTTAGTTATGCCAGAGAATTTAGCTTCAAAAAGGGTTCTTGACAAACTTGGATTTAAATACGAAAAAAATCTAATTAAAAAATTTACTTATGAAAAGTATATTTTAAAGTTCTAA